A genomic region of Sebaldella sp. S0638 contains the following coding sequences:
- a CDS encoding proline--tRNA ligase — MRLSKAFVKTYKEAPKEAEVISHKLMLRASMIKRLASGVYSYLPLGNRILKKVENIVREEMDKSGAQEVFMPVIQPADLWKESGRWVAYGPELMRMKDRHEREFALGPTHEEVVTDIVRNEISSYKDLPMNLYQIQTKFRDEIRPRFGLMRGREFIMKDAYSFHTTDESLDVEYLNMKTTYENIFTRCGLDFRAVEADSGSIGGDVTHEFMVLAESGEDDVLYCDSCNYAANKEKATSKVNFTESDEEAKNIELVETPAVWSIEDVAAFFNIPTSKTVKAIVLKEAFGENDKYYMTLIRGDFEVNTVKVKNLVNAAVELEMVNDSDMEKLGLIKGFIGPVGINNENIKIVMDESVKFMKNFTLGPNKRDYHYINSNISDFKYDITGDIREAKEGETCPRCDGTLKIARGIEVGHIFKLGTKYSEAMKANVLDENGKQVTLKMGCYGIGVSRIMSAAIEQNYDENGIIWPVNIAPYEVDVIIPNIKDEDQVRVAEDVYQLLKDHNIDVILDDRDERAGFKFKDADLIGFPLKIITGKSIAEGKVEVKDRKTGNAENVEIGLLLDYVKKYLGK, encoded by the coding sequence ATGAGATTATCAAAAGCATTTGTAAAAACATACAAAGAAGCTCCGAAAGAAGCAGAAGTAATCAGCCATAAGCTTATGCTGAGAGCTTCTATGATAAAAAGACTTGCAAGCGGTGTGTATTCTTATCTCCCGCTCGGTAACAGAATATTAAAAAAAGTAGAAAACATAGTAAGGGAAGAAATGGACAAATCCGGCGCACAGGAAGTTTTTATGCCTGTTATTCAGCCTGCTGACCTTTGGAAAGAAAGCGGAAGATGGGTTGCTTACGGACCGGAACTTATGAGAATGAAAGACAGACACGAGAGAGAGTTTGCCCTTGGCCCTACACATGAAGAAGTTGTTACTGATATTGTGAGAAATGAAATAAGTTCATATAAAGATCTTCCTATGAATCTGTATCAAATTCAGACAAAATTCAGAGACGAAATAAGACCGAGATTCGGACTTATGAGAGGAAGGGAATTTATCATGAAGGATGCATACAGCTTTCATACTACTGATGAATCCCTTGATGTTGAATACCTGAATATGAAAACTACTTATGAAAATATATTTACAAGATGCGGATTAGATTTTAGAGCAGTAGAAGCTGATTCAGGATCTATCGGCGGAGATGTTACCCATGAATTTATGGTTTTGGCTGAAAGCGGTGAAGATGATGTTCTTTACTGTGATTCATGCAATTATGCCGCTAATAAAGAAAAAGCCACAAGTAAAGTGAATTTTACAGAGTCTGATGAAGAGGCAAAAAACATAGAGCTTGTGGAAACTCCCGCTGTATGGTCTATAGAAGATGTAGCTGCTTTCTTTAATATCCCTACAAGCAAAACTGTAAAAGCCATTGTTTTGAAAGAAGCTTTTGGTGAAAATGACAAATACTATATGACTTTGATAAGAGGAGATTTTGAAGTAAATACCGTAAAAGTAAAAAATCTGGTAAATGCAGCAGTGGAATTGGAAATGGTAAATGATTCCGACATGGAAAAACTTGGACTTATAAAAGGTTTTATAGGCCCTGTGGGTATAAATAACGAAAATATAAAAATAGTAATGGATGAAAGTGTAAAATTCATGAAAAACTTTACACTGGGACCTAATAAAAGAGACTATCACTACATAAACTCAAATATCAGTGATTTCAAATATGATATAACAGGTGACATAAGAGAAGCCAAAGAAGGGGAGACATGCCCAAGATGTGACGGAACTCTTAAAATTGCCAGAGGTATTGAAGTAGGTCACATATTTAAGCTTGGAACAAAGTATTCAGAAGCTATGAAAGCAAACGTTCTTGATGAAAACGGAAAACAGGTTACACTTAAAATGGGATGTTACGGAATTGGAGTTTCAAGAATAATGTCAGCTGCAATTGAGCAGAATTATGACGAGAACGGAATTATATGGCCTGTGAATATTGCACCATATGAAGTAGATGTTATAATTCCTAATATTAAAGACGAAGATCAGGTAAGGGTAGCTGAAGATGTTTACCAGCTTCTAAAAGATCATAATATTGATGTTATCCTTGATGACAGAGATGAAAGAGCCGGGTTTAAATTTAAAGATGCTGATCTTATTGGATTCCCGCTGAAAATAATTACTGGAAAGTCTATTGCAGAAGGAAAAGTAGAAGTAAAAGACAGAAAAACCGGAAATGCAGAAAATGTTGAAATAGGTTTGTTGCTTGATTATGTAAAAAAATATCTGGGAAAATAA
- a CDS encoding class I SAM-dependent methyltransferase gives MANYYDNEDFFSGYMEIRSQEMNYNNCIEEPLMLKLAGDVSGRDIIDIGCGTGELSSKLAQTADSVLGIDISHKMLNAAKEKNSGSNIEYKELSMENIGTLNREFDLAVSSLAFHYVENFEKLILDISKLLRKRGSLIFSQEHPMVTANKELKDWINDPETKSRCWPVSNYNEEGVRYEDWFINNVKKYHRTLSTIINTIIKNGFEILEIAESRADDELISKNPKFLNGKNLAHFLFIKARKL, from the coding sequence ATGGCTAATTATTATGACAACGAAGATTTTTTCAGCGGCTACATGGAAATACGCAGTCAGGAAATGAACTATAATAATTGTATTGAAGAACCACTTATGCTAAAGCTCGCAGGGGATGTTTCCGGCAGAGATATTATTGATATCGGATGCGGCACGGGAGAATTATCCTCAAAGCTGGCCCAGACAGCTGATTCTGTACTAGGTATAGATATTTCGCATAAAATGCTGAATGCTGCAAAAGAAAAAAACAGCGGTTCCAACATTGAATACAAAGAATTATCCATGGAAAATATAGGAACACTTAACAGAGAATTCGACTTAGCTGTTAGTTCACTGGCATTTCATTATGTTGAAAATTTTGAAAAACTGATTTTGGATATTTCAAAGCTGTTAAGAAAAAGAGGGAGTCTTATCTTTTCTCAGGAACACCCCATGGTTACAGCGAATAAAGAATTAAAAGACTGGATCAATGATCCGGAAACAAAGAGCCGCTGCTGGCCTGTGAGCAATTATAATGAAGAAGGCGTAAGATACGAAGACTGGTTTATAAATAATGTAAAAAAATATCACAGAACCCTGTCTACAATAATAAATACCATAATTAAAAATGGTTTTGAAATTCTGGAAATTGCTGAAAGCCGTGCAGACGACGAACTTATTTCCAAAAATCCAAAATTTTTAAACGGAAAAAATTTAGCACATTTTTTATTTATAAAAGCAAGAAAATTATAA
- a CDS encoding L-cystine transporter, translating to MDFKLIINIIGLIVLIFVLYKMQKKHLSFTKRVFAALGLGIVYGLILHYVYGPNSDTISVTKDWFNIIGSGYVRLLQMIVMPLIMVSITSAIINLKDSKQLGKMGGTIIATLLITAAIAGLIGIMVSLFYKLDATGMLQGSAEMSRAEYLQNKLGEANSSFPQKVLDFIPTNPFLDMTGARNTSTIAVVIFSAFVGIAALGIQKKKPESLETFRNIVNSAHDIVMRMVTLVLRLTPYGILALITNVLASSDFLQIAKLLKFILASYTALIIMFIIHMIILMLFKLNPIIYIKKVFPVLTFAFTSRTSMGAIPLNIETQTKKLGVSQGIANLSATFGASIGQNGCAAIYPAMLAVMIAPTVGVNPYSIGFIAKLIVIITISSFGVAGVGGGATFAALIVLSSLGFPVGLAGLLISVEPLIDMGRTALNVNDSILSGVVTGKMLHELDTDMYNDPALVSVESDEAHA from the coding sequence ATGGATTTCAAACTGATAATAAATATTATCGGATTAATAGTTTTAATCTTTGTATTATATAAAATGCAAAAAAAGCACCTCTCATTTACTAAAAGGGTGTTTGCAGCACTTGGTCTGGGGATTGTTTACGGGCTTATACTGCACTATGTGTACGGACCTAACTCTGACACAATCAGCGTTACAAAAGACTGGTTTAACATAATAGGTTCCGGTTATGTAAGACTTCTTCAAATGATAGTTATGCCTCTTATAATGGTTTCCATCACTTCGGCAATCATTAATCTTAAAGATAGCAAACAGCTCGGTAAAATGGGCGGAACTATTATAGCGACTCTGCTGATTACAGCTGCTATTGCAGGTTTAATAGGAATTATGGTTTCATTATTTTATAAACTCGATGCTACGGGAATGCTTCAGGGAAGCGCAGAAATGAGCAGAGCCGAATATCTTCAAAACAAACTCGGCGAGGCGAATTCTTCATTCCCGCAGAAAGTTCTGGATTTTATCCCGACAAATCCGTTTTTGGATATGACAGGAGCCAGAAACACATCTACAATAGCCGTGGTCATTTTCTCAGCATTTGTAGGTATCGCAGCTCTTGGTATACAAAAGAAAAAACCAGAGTCTCTTGAGACTTTCAGAAATATCGTTAATTCTGCACATGATATAGTTATGAGAATGGTTACGCTTGTATTGAGACTTACTCCTTACGGTATTCTTGCCCTCATTACGAATGTACTGGCAAGCAGTGATTTCCTGCAGATTGCAAAACTGCTTAAGTTTATACTGGCATCTTACACTGCATTGATAATTATGTTTATAATACATATGATTATTCTCATGTTATTTAAGCTAAATCCTATCATTTATATAAAAAAGGTATTCCCTGTTCTTACATTTGCATTTACTTCAAGAACAAGTATGGGAGCAATACCTCTGAATATAGAAACACAGACTAAAAAACTGGGAGTATCACAGGGAATTGCGAATCTTTCTGCTACATTCGGAGCTTCTATAGGACAAAACGGATGTGCTGCTATATATCCCGCTATGCTGGCAGTTATGATTGCACCTACTGTAGGGGTAAATCCTTACAGTATCGGCTTTATAGCTAAATTGATTGTCATTATTACCATAAGTTCTTTCGGAGTAGCAGGAGTTGGCGGAGGAGCGACATTTGCAGCGCTTATAGTCCTTTCGTCTTTAGGATTCCCTGTAGGGCTGGCTGGTCTGCTGATTTCCGTGGAACCGCTTATAGATATGGGAAGAACTGCATTAAATGTTAATGACTCTATACTTTCAGGAGTTGTCACAGGAAAAATGCTGCACGAACTGGATACGGACATGTATAATGATCCTGCCCTTGTTTCTGTAGAAAGTGACGAAGCACACGCATAA
- a CDS encoding Rrf2 family transcriptional regulator has protein sequence MQYSVGVEYALHCLIYLAIPSIKPVLTVKELAKFQGISETYLSKIFTKLSKSGIVKASPGVTGGYQLAQDSLDISFWDVVQAVEGEKQIFRCKNIIGTCALHDKKGAKEECPGKVDCLINDVMLDAEKQMELYLKDKNLKWLTEKLEKKLTKEYQDLTADWFNG, from the coding sequence ATGCAATACAGTGTAGGAGTGGAATATGCTCTGCATTGTCTGATTTATCTGGCGATACCGTCGATCAAGCCGGTTTTGACAGTGAAAGAATTAGCTAAATTTCAGGGTATATCTGAAACATATCTGTCCAAAATTTTTACTAAGCTTTCTAAAAGCGGTATAGTAAAGGCATCACCGGGAGTTACCGGAGGCTATCAGCTGGCACAGGATTCTTTGGATATATCATTCTGGGATGTGGTTCAGGCGGTAGAAGGTGAAAAGCAGATATTTCGCTGCAAGAATATTATAGGAACATGTGCCTTGCATGATAAAAAAGGTGCAAAAGAAGAATGTCCCGGAAAAGTGGACTGTCTTATAAATGATGTAATGCTTGATGCTGAAAAGCAGATGGAATTATATCTAAAAGATAAAAATCTGAAATGGCTCACAGAAAAGCTTGAAAAAAAGCTTACAAAAGAATATCAGGATTTAACTGCAGATTGGTTTAACGGATAG
- a CDS encoding pyridoxamine 5'-phosphate oxidase family protein gives MFNEKFNEVLTKEGVVSITSWSEGNVHVVNTWNSYLVKSGDNKLLIPAAGMRKTQKNIEANNKVILTLGSKEVLGYKDYQGTGFVIEGTAKYLTSGEEFDMMKEKFPFLSRVLEISVENLKQTI, from the coding sequence ATGTTTAATGAAAAATTCAATGAGGTACTTACTAAAGAAGGAGTAGTTTCTATTACATCATGGTCAGAGGGAAATGTTCATGTGGTAAATACATGGAACAGTTATCTGGTAAAGAGCGGTGACAATAAACTGCTTATTCCTGCTGCGGGTATGAGAAAAACGCAGAAAAATATAGAGGCTAACAATAAGGTGATATTAACTCTGGGAAGTAAAGAGGTTCTGGGCTATAAAGATTATCAGGGAACAGGATTCGTTATAGAAGGAACAGCAAAGTACCTTACTTCAGGAGAAGAATTCGATATGATGAAAGAAAAATTTCCTTTTTTGAGCAGAGTGCTTGAAATAAGTGTAGAAAATTTGAAACAGACAATTTAA
- a CDS encoding LD-carboxypeptidase: MKRQVLFLLVLFTSIILGDGMVKPQALKYGDTIGVIAPANYSGASADTMVKDLEARGFKVILGDSFYSKWYNFGGSDEVRAKDINNMFKNKEVKAIFCVRGGYGSIRLLDMIDFDAVRKNPKIFVGYSDITTLLMAITQKTGLVTFHGPMSSNYTNFDDITRISFFDTIMSDKESYVLSDYLGADLRIISSGKAEGEIVGGNLSLIVASLGTKYEIDTKGKILFIEEVGEYTYRVDRMFQQLKLAGKFDDASGIILGSFTKANQEAPEDMPLQEVFYDSFGSLKKPVVSNFSSGHMRPFVTVPIGAKAKINTDTGKIEIVGGTVK, encoded by the coding sequence ATGAAAAGACAAGTTTTGTTTTTATTAGTTTTATTTACTTCAATTATTTTAGGAGACGGTATGGTAAAGCCACAGGCATTAAAATACGGAGATACTATTGGTGTAATTGCTCCTGCGAATTATTCCGGGGCTTCAGCTGATACAATGGTAAAAGACCTTGAAGCAAGAGGATTTAAAGTTATTCTTGGTGATTCATTTTACTCAAAATGGTATAACTTCGGCGGTTCTGATGAAGTAAGGGCAAAAGATATAAATAACATGTTTAAGAATAAAGAAGTGAAGGCTATATTTTGTGTACGGGGAGGATATGGAAGCATACGTCTTCTGGATATGATTGACTTTGACGCAGTAAGGAAAAATCCGAAAATATTCGTTGGTTACAGCGATATTACCACTCTGCTTATGGCAATTACTCAGAAAACAGGTCTTGTGACATTTCACGGGCCGATGAGTTCCAATTATACTAATTTTGATGATATAACAAGAATTTCGTTTTTTGACACAATAATGTCAGATAAGGAATCATATGTTCTTTCTGACTATCTGGGAGCTGATCTCAGAATAATAAGCAGCGGAAAAGCAGAAGGAGAAATAGTAGGCGGAAATCTTTCGCTGATAGTAGCTTCTCTTGGGACAAAATATGAGATAGATACAAAAGGGAAAATTTTATTCATTGAAGAAGTGGGAGAATACACTTACAGAGTGGACAGAATGTTTCAGCAGTTAAAGCTCGCAGGGAAATTTGATGATGCAAGCGGAATAATACTGGGAAGTTTTACTAAGGCAAATCAGGAAGCACCTGAGGATATGCCGCTTCAGGAAGTATTTTATGACAGTTTCGGAAGTTTGAAAAAACCTGTGGTAAGTAATTTTAGTTCAGGTCATATGAGACCGTTTGTTACTGTTCCCATAGGTGCAAAAGCTAAGATAAATACTGATACCGGAAAAATAGAAATAGTAGGCGGGACTGTAAAATAA
- a CDS encoding VirK/YbjX family protein has translation MKVIKYYFKILNKKSQILHTKKEKAKFILRSLTSFPQHYKLINFILSHEYLVNTEFKHKAFITKLHRPYLYKNLSAEKKVEAFVDNYTFIDKVFPDSLKTKLYKDRIAEIAAFDVQNGKKYTIDLIMYSEYAKEGELSLKIKNEDNILLATLTFSFIRGNTYEVFIGGIQGLKKEMDHTLIKDATKNLYGVFPKKILVESLYMFLDALEIKMEKICVGNKQHPFNTLRYKTNIKISADYDSFWESLEAEKLNSGLWKLPQQITRKELDEIPSKKRSLYKKRYTMLNEIEEKIYVTLSLTN, from the coding sequence ATGAAAGTCATTAAATATTATTTTAAAATTCTGAATAAGAAAAGCCAAATATTACATACCAAAAAAGAAAAAGCAAAATTTATTCTTAGAAGTCTCACTTCTTTCCCGCAGCATTACAAATTAATAAATTTTATACTCTCACATGAATATCTTGTAAATACAGAGTTCAAACATAAAGCATTTATTACAAAACTTCACAGACCATACCTGTATAAAAATCTTAGTGCAGAAAAAAAAGTAGAAGCATTCGTAGATAATTATACATTTATTGACAAGGTTTTTCCCGACTCCCTGAAAACAAAACTTTATAAAGATAGAATTGCTGAAATTGCAGCATTTGATGTTCAAAACGGAAAAAAATATACTATTGACCTGATTATGTACAGCGAATACGCTAAAGAAGGTGAGTTAAGCTTAAAAATCAAAAATGAAGATAATATACTTCTTGCCACATTAACATTCAGTTTTATCCGCGGTAACACATATGAGGTATTTATAGGCGGCATTCAGGGATTAAAGAAAGAAATGGATCATACTCTTATAAAAGACGCAACAAAAAATTTGTATGGTGTTTTCCCCAAGAAAATTCTAGTCGAATCATTATATATGTTTCTTGATGCTTTGGAAATTAAAATGGAAAAAATCTGTGTCGGAAATAAACAGCATCCTTTTAATACTTTGAGATATAAAACAAATATAAAAATTTCCGCAGATTATGACAGTTTCTGGGAGAGTCTTGAAGCTGAAAAACTGAATTCAGGATTATGGAAGCTTCCACAGCAGATCACAAGAAAAGAATTAGATGAAATTCCAAGTAAAAAAAGAAGCCTTTATAAAAAAAGATACACCATGCTAAATGAAATCGAAGAAAAAATATATGTTACATTAAGCCTGACAAACTAA
- a CDS encoding NADPH-dependent oxidoreductase: MTETIKIMENHRSIRNFTDEPVSEDMIDAVINAAQHAPTSINGQGISIIVIKDKNTRKKMAELTGGQAWVAQAPVFLIFIADLYKTSIGVKNAGYEQIIHESVEGMMVASVDAGIALGTAITAAESLGLGIVPIGAVRKNPQTVIDLLDLPEYTFPMVGLAIGNPKDHSKQKPRMDIKAFRFDEKYDKDRLPELINNYDKQIAKYLDEIGREQEKSWSNFVANAYKTVYFPDVYPTALKQGFKFNK, from the coding sequence ATGACTGAAACAATAAAGATTATGGAAAATCATAGATCCATAAGAAATTTTACAGATGAACCAGTATCCGAAGATATGATAGATGCAGTAATAAACGCTGCGCAGCATGCCCCTACTTCTATAAACGGACAAGGAATAAGTATTATTGTCATAAAGGATAAAAATACAAGGAAAAAAATGGCTGAACTTACAGGCGGTCAGGCTTGGGTGGCACAGGCTCCGGTATTCTTAATTTTTATTGCTGATTTATATAAAACAAGTATCGGTGTAAAAAATGCAGGATATGAACAAATTATCCATGAAAGCGTCGAAGGTATGATGGTGGCATCTGTAGACGCCGGCATAGCTCTCGGCACTGCAATAACTGCTGCTGAATCACTTGGCCTTGGAATAGTCCCTATTGGCGCAGTAAGGAAAAATCCCCAGACCGTAATAGATCTTCTCGATCTTCCGGAATACACTTTTCCTATGGTTGGTCTTGCTATAGGAAACCCAAAAGATCATTCAAAACAAAAACCGAGAATGGATATCAAAGCGTTTCGTTTTGATGAAAAATATGATAAAGACAGACTTCCTGAATTAATAAATAATTATGATAAACAAATTGCCAAATATCTGGATGAAATTGGAAGAGAGCAGGAGAAATCATGGAGTAACTTTGTTGCTAATGCGTATAAAACGGTTTATTTCCCTGATGTGTATCCTACAGCTTTAAAACAGGGATTCAAATTTAATAAATAA
- a CDS encoding UxaA family hydrolase: MKKYIKINKSDNVAIIVEPMKKGEVITDGDKNTVLAEDIDKGHKTALADIKEGENVIKYGMPIGKAAKDIAAGEWVHTHNVKTNLSDLNNYEYSPKFQEHAIKIPEKKINVYRRKNGEIGVRNELWIVPTVGCVNGIAKLAVNEFLKENDISMIDGVNILSHNYGCSQLGDDHENTKIILQDAVKHPNAGGILVMGLGCENNQIDVFKDTLGDYDEERVRFLAVQQVSDEIEEAKNLLKELFEIMKNDKREETSISELKVGLECGGSDGFSGITANPMLGEFSDYMANYGGTTLLTEVPEMFGAETLLMERCENSEIFEKTVSLINDFKDYFIKHDQVIYENPSPGNKKGGITTLEDKSLGCTQKSGTAKIRDVLKYGEKIKKNGLNLLSAPGNDLVATSALAAAGCHMVFFTTGRGTPYGGFVPTVKISTNTELAENKPKWIDFDAGKLISHDMDMEVLLEEFIDYIVRVANGEKTRNEINEFKELAIFKSGVTL, from the coding sequence ATGAAAAAATACATTAAGATCAATAAGAGCGATAATGTAGCAATAATAGTGGAACCTATGAAAAAAGGAGAAGTAATAACTGACGGAGATAAAAATACAGTACTTGCAGAAGATATAGATAAAGGGCATAAAACAGCTCTTGCAGACATAAAAGAAGGAGAAAATGTAATAAAATACGGGATGCCTATAGGAAAGGCGGCAAAAGATATTGCTGCGGGAGAGTGGGTTCATACTCATAATGTAAAAACTAATCTTTCAGACCTTAATAATTATGAATATAGTCCGAAATTTCAGGAACATGCTATTAAGATTCCCGAAAAAAAGATAAATGTATACAGAAGGAAAAACGGTGAAATAGGTGTAAGAAATGAATTGTGGATTGTACCTACTGTGGGATGTGTAAACGGAATAGCTAAATTAGCAGTAAATGAATTTCTCAAAGAAAATGATATATCCATGATTGACGGAGTAAATATACTGTCACATAATTACGGCTGTTCACAGCTTGGTGATGATCACGAAAATACAAAGATAATATTACAAGATGCTGTAAAACACCCTAATGCGGGCGGTATACTGGTAATGGGGCTGGGATGTGAAAATAACCAGATTGATGTTTTCAAAGATACACTTGGTGACTATGATGAAGAAAGAGTGAGATTTCTTGCTGTTCAGCAGGTAAGTGACGAAATTGAGGAAGCTAAAAATCTCTTGAAAGAGCTTTTTGAAATAATGAAGAATGACAAAAGGGAAGAAACAAGTATTTCAGAATTAAAGGTTGGTCTGGAATGCGGCGGATCAGACGGTTTTTCAGGAATAACGGCAAATCCCATGCTTGGTGAATTTTCTGATTATATGGCTAATTACGGCGGGACTACACTTTTAACAGAAGTTCCCGAAATGTTCGGGGCAGAAACACTTCTGATGGAGAGATGCGAAAACAGTGAAATATTTGAGAAAACAGTAAGTCTTATCAATGATTTTAAGGATTATTTTATAAAACATGATCAGGTAATATACGAAAACCCTTCGCCGGGAAATAAAAAGGGCGGAATAACTACTCTTGAAGATAAATCTCTTGGCTGTACACAAAAATCAGGTACTGCAAAAATAAGAGATGTACTGAAATACGGAGAAAAAATAAAGAAGAACGGACTAAATCTGCTTTCTGCACCGGGAAATGATCTGGTAGCAACATCAGCACTGGCTGCGGCAGGATGCCATATGGTATTTTTTACCACAGGAAGAGGGACACCTTACGGCGGTTTTGTGCCTACTGTAAAAATTTCTACAAACACAGAGCTTGCAGAAAATAAACCTAAGTGGATAGACTTCGACGCGGGAAAATTAATAAGCCATGATATGGATATGGAAGTGCTTCTTGAAGAATTTATTGATTACATAGTAAGAGTAGCAAACGGTGAAAAAACGAGAAATGAAATAAATGAATTTAAAGAACTGGCTATATTTAAGTCAGGTGTAACATTATAG
- a CDS encoding ABC transporter ATP-binding protein, with amino-acid sequence MAKVTLKGVEKQYPNGFKAVHGINLEIKDGEFMVFVGPSGCAKSTTLRMVAGLEEITGGEIYIGDKLVNDVAPKDRGIAMVFQNYALYPHMSVYENMAFGLKLKKTPKAEIDRRVKDAAEKLEITNLLDRKPKDMSGGQRQRVALGRAIVREPEVFLFDEPLSNLDAKLRVSMRVRISQLHKELGSTMIYVTHDQVEAMTMGDRICVLREGKIMQVDTPLNLYNHPANKFVAGFIGSPTMNFLNGILEEKDGKIIMKIKGAELEFPENVREKAKGYIGKEVTFGIRPEHITLGNAGEKNALKGNILVKEQMGNEEIVYFDCEGNQITARLTLNQEESLGLKDSGIFKFDMEKCQLFDINTEEAI; translated from the coding sequence ATGGCGAAAGTAACGTTAAAAGGAGTGGAAAAACAATACCCTAACGGGTTTAAAGCAGTACACGGGATAAATCTTGAGATTAAAGACGGAGAATTCATGGTTTTTGTAGGTCCTTCGGGATGTGCCAAGTCAACGACACTTAGAATGGTAGCCGGTCTTGAGGAAATCACAGGCGGGGAAATATATATCGGAGATAAACTGGTAAATGATGTAGCACCAAAGGATAGAGGAATAGCAATGGTTTTCCAGAACTATGCACTTTATCCTCATATGAGTGTTTATGAAAATATGGCTTTCGGACTGAAATTAAAGAAAACACCAAAGGCTGAGATAGACAGAAGAGTAAAAGATGCTGCTGAAAAGCTCGAGATTACCAATCTTCTGGACAGAAAACCAAAAGATATGTCAGGAGGTCAGAGACAGAGGGTGGCATTGGGAAGAGCAATAGTAAGAGAGCCTGAAGTATTTCTTTTTGACGAACCTTTAAGTAACCTTGATGCGAAACTGAGAGTATCTATGAGGGTAAGAATAAGTCAGCTGCATAAGGAATTAGGTTCTACGATGATTTATGTAACCCATGATCAGGTGGAAGCAATGACAATGGGAGACAGAATATGTGTGCTGAGGGAAGGTAAAATAATGCAGGTAGATACACCGCTGAATCTTTATAACCATCCTGCGAATAAGTTCGTGGCAGGATTCATAGGGTCGCCTACAATGAATTTTTTGAACGGAATATTAGAAGAAAAAGACGGAAAAATAATAATGAAAATAAAGGGTGCTGAATTGGAATTCCCTGAAAATGTGAGAGAAAAAGCAAAAGGATATATAGGAAAAGAAGTGACATTCGGAATAAGACCTGAACACATTACACTTGGAAATGCAGGAGAGAAGAATGCACTGAAAGGAAACATACTGGTAAAAGAACAGATGGGGAATGAAGAGATAGTTTACTTTGACTGCGAAGGAAATCAGATAACAGCAAGACTGACGCTGAATCAGGAAGAAAGTCTGGGACTGAAAGACAGCGGAATATTCAAATTTGATATGGAAAAATGTCAATTATTTGACATAAATACTGAAGAAGCTATTTAA